One stretch of Numenius arquata chromosome 8, bNumArq3.hap1.1, whole genome shotgun sequence DNA includes these proteins:
- the GP9 gene encoding platelet glycoprotein IX has protein sequence MNKIESIAVAGFALSLLFHMTRTEVCPPSCNCKSLGEMKGLHVDCSSRKLTELPALPVSTKRLYLHNNSLTSVPPGALDSLRSLEEVRIFDNPWNCDCHILYLKLWLEDISAPSLENTRCASPAPVRMKPLRQLTGNELGVCKRLLPIKCLEFFWRDLILIAGAIIALILVAWALKFSKKLVCQINLSLYDSKGRLLGRHTSKNHKIL, from the coding sequence ATGAACAAGATAGAATCCATCGCTGTTGCGGGATTTGCCCTGTCATTGCTGTTCCACATGACCCGAACTGAAGTCTGTCCTCCCTCCTGCAACTGTAAGTCACTGGGGGAAATGAAGGGTTTGCACGTAGACTGCAGCTCGAGGAAGCTGACAGAACTGCCGGCCTTGCCCGTTAGCACCAAGAGGCTTTATCTACACAACAACAGCCTGACCTCGGTTCCTCCCGGTGCCCTGGACAGCTTGCGCAGCCTGGAGGAAGTGAGGATATTTGACAACCCTTGGAACTGTGACTGTCATATTCTGTATCTAAAACTCTGGTTAGAAGACATCTCTGCACCCTCTCTTGAGAACACCAGATGCGCAAGCCCAGCTCCCGTGAGGATGAAGCCCTTGAGGCAGCTGACTGGGAACGAGCTGGGGGTTTGTAAGAGGCTTCTCCCAATCAAGTGTCTTGAGTTCTTTTGGCGAGACCTCATTTTAATTGCTGGAGCAATAATTGCACTTATTTTAGTAGCGTGGGCACTGAAATTCTCCAAAAAGCTGGTCTGCCAAATAAACCTAAGCCTATATGACTCTAAGGGCCGACTGCTGGGGAGGCACACCTCCAAAAACCACAAGATACTGTGA